The genomic interval ATCGCAGTgcttataatagaaatattatcctacttactatcctatcctatcctactaatattataaatgcgaaagtttgtaaggaaatgtgtgtgtgtttgttactctttcacgcaaaaactattgaaccgattgctatgaaatttggtacgtacataactggacaactggaataacatataggcaactttttatcccgatattcctacgggatacggacttacgcgggtgaaaccgcgcggcgcagctagtgattcataaattaatttagaacGGGTTGCATATCTATATCTAACACATTTTGGTGTAAATACGGCCTCGCGAATAGATATTAGATACCATTCTCAAACAGAATTTAAGTGAAATAGGTTTTGTTACACAACGGTGTAAATTATCTCAACGATCAATAAACCAATTCTTGATATTGATGTAAGGGAACAGTGATGCGGTGTGCAGGGCGGCCGCGTATAGTCTTGCTCGCGACGGTGTAACAAATGCCCTCTTTGTCAAATATTACACAACGGTGAAAATGGTAAGGGGATAGGGAAAGGGATAGGGAAGgaaacatagaaataatacAGTAAAAGTCCTAAACTGATATTAAATGCCCAATTACGTTACACAACGGTGTAAAACCATCTCACCGAGCGATAATCCTATTCTTGATCTCGTGATCATCGCACAGCGGCTGCTTCGCGGCGGTGTGCAGCGCGGCCGCGGACAGAGACTGCCCCTGCTCGCGGCGGTGTAACAGCGTCGCAGCCGCCCTCTCCGGGTCGCCGCAAGCGATGGACACGCAGTGCTTTATCTGTTAGAGTGtggataattaatataattatctatactaatattataaagctgatgagtttgtttgtttgaacgcgctaatctcaggaactaccggtccgtttaaaaaaaaatctttcagtattagatagcctattttttgaggaaggctttaggcaatgtatgtaccatgggcgaagccggggtggaccgctagtgtttaatatttaatcttttttatattaaagtttgaCGTGTATTTTCTATACGTCTTGTGGGTGTGTAAGCCGCTTTTGAATTCAGGGAGGTATCATACCGCCACCGAAGAGCAGGGTGAAATAGTAGTATGCTgctatgtttcgttcggtgaatgggggagccggtGGCCCATCTCTTTTCCTTTCCCTTCCCAATCCctttctttattcctttcaaCAATCATTTCATAACCCCTTTCCAATTCAAaatcagcaatccatttgtagaggcgcaagatctgcaatcgaccttacaccCCTTCAAATGCCCATGACCGACCAGcaccattgccgactatgacatgaaaaaaataaaaaaaaggtgtgtgtgcgattcacacacgatagaagtgaaacttcagtaaatcgacaaaggaattagatgaatatatataaaatataaaatagtatgtatatttctgtcttattctttgccggcttcgttctacacatttttgtattcgtGTCttttacctgtcgtttttccgttgcatcaggtttgaaatcacaacgattctaaagaagtttcacttcgaaaaaatatatatatccgTCTCACCTCCATGGCGCAAGTGTTTGGGAACATCTCGGCGAGGGCGCGGCACTGCTCCGCGTACTCCTCCGTGTCGACCGTCGGCCGACGCTCAGCGCCCTCCGAGCTCTCCGAGTTTGAATGAGAgctttagaaaaaaaaaaaaagaaataaatgttgtcatttttttttgtcttttacgCGAGCGTTGTACGTGaaactctcataggaggcctgtgtcccagcggTGGGGACAtatgtgggctgatgatgaagttATACgtgaaaaaaaagttaatcgCAGTGATGATTTGaagtaacatttattacatacgaAAGTAGAgtaaaaaaactacaatattttttttatttttactatttttttttttattattttaagcgcgcattaaacataaaaaaaaacataagaacCTGTAAAATTTGGAGAACAATTTGTTGTATACgaaactagaaaaaaaaaaactagaatGTTTTCCGCAGACAAGGTCGCCGAAGTCCCAGAAAATGAGTGAGgtaccactccagattctaaagtGGGACCGAATGACACAAGTtttgtaacaaacacaaaaagaatcaagACAATCGGTTGAAGATCTGCGgatttattgaataacaaaagataaataaaatacattcaaattaagaATCCCATTtctttttgggaacgtcggttagaaaatcctactaatattataaatgcgaaagtttgtaaggatgtctgtatgtttgttattctttcacacaaaaactactgaatcgattgcaatgaaatttggtgcgtagttagctggacaactggaataacacataggcaactttttatcccgacattcctacgggatacagacttacgcggatgaaaccgcggggcgcagctagaatttttatactaaagaGACATCAtacgtattattaaaatcgattaaaaaaaaggacaCACTTTATACCaaactcaaaataaatataaagcaagaaaaaaaaaaaaaccaaatatcAATTTTTCCAAGTGAATTCAAAACTAAGTCACCAAGTAACTTATTAACTTGTAAATGTTACTCACCGATTATTCTTAGTGCTTGGTGGCAGCATATCGCTGAGATTCAGTAGAGTCAGGCTGATTTTGTCGCTGCCAGCGGAATCGTCTggaaattttatgataatcaataggtattaaaaaaaagatataggTATATTCAAGTCTTATAGtcataagttaaataaaaatagttaaaaaaaaataaaaaacacgcttttattgcaaattgaactaaaaactagaaaataatttttgatggcAAAGAGTTTAATGTAACTATAGTTGCAGATGAAACAATCAATCATAATGAATCacctcaaaacaaaattataataaaatttaagttattaacaCAATGATTCCATTCAGAGTAAAAAGCGTGGGgtgcttaatattttaaaatattacaatcatcATTGGTATCTATGAGAGGATAGTTATGAACTACGTAAAATGCACCTAAATCAAGCACAAGTTAAATCCTGGCGCTCCTGATCAGGATAATGGGATAAACTTACTATATTACTCTATTGCCACCGGttcttaataagtgtacaaagtttgaacgaaatcggttcgcgggaagtgggagaaaaacggttgtgagttatatacatacatacatacatacaaacatacaagtgaagctaatataagcgtgttaaaaagcaATAAGCCCGCGTCTTGCACAAACGATGCGTGTTATATTGTTccattgatgttttattttagtgtattaaagtattataaataattaaatatgaaataacacCAACGTTATTTGAAGATATATGgtttcttgttatttttttgccCTCCATTTTAGatacatagatagatagatagaataACATGCCGATAGCTGGTTgggtttttctttttttattttgccttAGCGGGCAACTaggctggtggttcgcctgatggtaggcgatcactaccgcccaggaacattcgcagaggtagtgccttagcgaatgcgctgcccgcttttaagggataaagaGATTAATGCAACAGCTCAGACTGTGCAAATCAACGAACGTTATTGTATACTGTACATTGCACTATACTCAGCAGGGTCGGGTCGCATGTTCGTCTAGGGATGGCTTAACGAAAAAAACTTCACTAGCGCGATTCAGACTACACACCTTGAGTGGAATTGCTATCGCTCTCGTCGCGTCTGGATATCTCCGCCTCCAGCTGCACCACCCACGCGTACACCATTTCTTGGTTGATGTTTTCGAAGCCAGGAATATATCCCGCCATGAACTCCATGAAACCTGGTGATTGTTGGTTAATGGCTATGTCAGATACACCTCGAACTTAGCGCGCGTAAGAGATGTAACCTGACGCCGCGCTATGACGTCAAATTGTTTTGTACTAGGCGCGTATCCAGCTAGTATCCAGCAACATTGTTGAACAACTGTTGCTTTACAAATGTTCCCATGAATACGAGCGAATTAGGACAAGTATTACGTAGTATGACGTAACAGGTAGTTTTCCGTCCGCTAGGTCAAGGGCAAAGATGGCAGTCCGCGGGTTTTACCTGAACAGTTTCCATTCCCTCGGGATTTATGGGATTAAAAACTATTCGATAACTTGCTCTGGTTTTAAATTACCTCTGTGCCAAAGCTCATTTAAATCGATTAAGTGGTTTAGGtatgaagaagagacagacaggcgaaagtaactttcgcattcataacattaatagggatacaaaatacaaataaataaacaaacattaatcattataaaagcttaattgaattgaattccACCTTTGATGaactcaaatttattatagagtTCAGTTCAGAGATCAGTTAATAATGTCTCAACACACCACAGCATCAGATTTGCTTTGACATCgctattacaataaaatgacaattacGATTCAATTAATGCTGTTACAAAATTCATtctaaaaaattacatgtatataaattgcCTGGTGCCTCGATGAGACATTTCCCAGTGCTGCCAGCTTAACTATCCCATGATATTGTCTggtagtttttatattgttacaaataatcAATAACAAACTTcctcaattaaatattagtgcTTATggacaaatttcattgaattgaTCCACTTTATTGGGATAAAATGAAACCTATATAGTTTTACAAACCGTAATCTTCTTACATAATAGATTTATCCAAACCTTATATAGATATGACTAATTTTTGTGGCTTACCGATTCCTTGTCtgtgagtattatacatttggaaattaaagactaAATGGAGActaagatgttacatgtcttgaaaGCTCGCTGTATAGTGTTGGAATCGtcaggttaaataatatagtgaatgaatcgcgtttaaaagtctttactTTTCATCTAGGTACACAATACTTACAACAATTTTCTGTGTTTGTTAGCTCAGAACTTTTTATTGGGTGGACCGATTGTGATTAATCTTTTtagaaagctggtgccttccaTGTATCCCGTTTGAATTTAGTCTATTTGTGATAATTTCCAGTTGATTTAGTT from Zerene cesonia ecotype Mississippi unplaced genomic scaffold, Zerene_cesonia_1.1 Zces_u001, whole genome shotgun sequence carries:
- the LOC119838238 gene encoding CUE domain-containing protein 2, coding for MSAIAQQESFIKESLFHFIEKNVPAANLTVIDEIVLSYVTSILEIASQDSCFDVDGFMEFMAGYIPGFENINQEMVYAWVVQLEAEISRRDESDSNSTQDDSAGSDKISLTLLNLSDMLPPSTKNNRSHSNSESSEGAERRPTVDTEEYAEQCRALAEMFPNTCAMEIKHCVSIACGDPERAAATLLHRREQGQSLSAAALHTAAKQPLCDDHEIKNRIIARYSYVDKDSETKEHKPLAPKIEPKKMVRYRDNKIVSLKGERYTEVPKSGIDEEHLKKPKKQHCP